Proteins encoded by one window of Flavobacterium sp. N502540:
- the acs gene encoding acetate--CoA ligase, with translation MSYYKIENLEQYFKHYNKSIREPRKFWGKIAEENFTWYQQWEKVVDFNMADAEVKWFTEAKVNITKNCIDRHLSKRGEKTAIIFEPNDPSESALHITYNELYERVSKMANVLREQGVRKGDRVCIYLPMIPELAVAVLACARIGAIHSVVFAGFSASAVSARIIDCECKMVITSDGGYRGNKNIDLKGIVDEALETCPSVTKVLVVKRTNNEVKMKDGRDEWLQPLLDKALDNSVAEIMDAEDPLFILYTSGSTGKPKGMVHTTAGYMVYTAYTFKNVFNHEENDIFWCTADIGWITGHSYILYGPLLNGGTTVIFEGVPSYPDFSRFWDIIEKHKITQFYTAPTAIRSLAKESLDYIQKYPLKSLKVIGSVGEPINEEAWHWFNDHVGDKRCPVVDTWWQTETGGIMISPIAFVTPTKPTYATLPLPGIQPVLMDEKRNEIEGNQVVGSLCIKFPWPGIARTIWGDHQRYKDTYFSAFPGKYFTGDGALRDEVGYYRITGRVDDVVIVSGHNLGTAPIEDAINEHPAVAESAIVGFPHDIKGNALYGFVILKETGEVRDRSNLSREINQYISDHIGPIAKLDKIQFVSGLPKTRSGKIMRRILRKIAEGDFSNFGDTSTLLNPEIVEEITKGRI, from the coding sequence ATGAGTTATTATAAAATTGAAAATTTAGAACAGTATTTTAAACATTACAATAAGTCAATAAGAGAGCCTAGAAAGTTTTGGGGAAAAATAGCTGAGGAAAATTTTACCTGGTACCAGCAATGGGAAAAAGTAGTTGATTTTAATATGGCTGATGCGGAAGTAAAATGGTTTACAGAAGCAAAAGTTAACATCACCAAAAATTGCATCGACAGACATTTAAGCAAAAGAGGAGAAAAAACGGCTATCATTTTTGAACCGAATGATCCTTCAGAAAGCGCTTTACATATAACGTATAACGAATTATACGAAAGAGTTTCAAAAATGGCGAATGTTTTGCGCGAGCAAGGCGTACGTAAAGGAGACCGAGTTTGTATTTATTTACCAATGATTCCTGAATTGGCAGTAGCTGTATTAGCCTGTGCCAGAATCGGAGCCATTCATTCTGTTGTTTTTGCAGGATTTTCAGCTTCTGCTGTGTCTGCCAGAATAATTGATTGCGAATGTAAAATGGTTATTACTTCTGATGGAGGATACAGAGGTAATAAAAATATTGACCTTAAAGGAATTGTTGACGAGGCATTAGAAACTTGTCCGTCTGTAACTAAAGTTTTAGTTGTAAAAAGAACCAATAACGAAGTTAAAATGAAAGACGGCCGTGACGAATGGTTACAGCCTCTATTAGATAAAGCCTTAGATAATAGTGTTGCGGAAATAATGGATGCTGAAGATCCGTTATTCATTCTGTACACCTCTGGTTCTACAGGCAAACCAAAAGGAATGGTACATACTACAGCGGGATATATGGTTTATACTGCTTATACCTTTAAGAATGTTTTCAATCACGAAGAAAATGATATTTTCTGGTGTACTGCTGATATAGGTTGGATTACAGGTCACTCTTATATTTTATACGGACCTTTATTAAATGGAGGAACAACCGTAATTTTTGAAGGAGTTCCTTCTTATCCTGACTTTAGCCGTTTTTGGGATATTATTGAAAAACATAAAATCACACAATTTTATACAGCACCAACTGCAATTCGTTCACTTGCAAAAGAAAGTTTAGATTATATTCAAAAATACCCTCTAAAATCACTGAAAGTAATTGGATCAGTTGGAGAGCCAATCAACGAAGAAGCCTGGCACTGGTTCAACGATCACGTTGGAGACAAAAGATGCCCGGTTGTAGATACCTGGTGGCAGACTGAAACCGGTGGTATTATGATTTCACCAATTGCCTTTGTAACCCCAACTAAACCAACCTACGCGACCTTGCCATTACCGGGAATTCAACCTGTTTTGATGGATGAGAAACGCAATGAAATTGAAGGAAATCAGGTTGTTGGAAGCTTATGTATTAAATTTCCATGGCCGGGAATCGCTAGAACAATCTGGGGGGACCACCAACGCTACAAAGACACTTATTTCTCTGCTTTCCCAGGAAAATATTTTACAGGAGACGGTGCCTTAAGAGACGAAGTAGGGTATTACAGAATCACCGGTAGAGTAGATGATGTTGTGATCGTATCCGGTCATAATTTAGGAACAGCTCCTATTGAAGATGCCATTAACGAACATCCTGCAGTAGCCGAATCTGCCATCGTTGGATTCCCACATGACATTAAAGGAAATGCCTTATACGGTTTTGTAATCTTAAAAGAAACTGGAGAAGTTAGAGACCGATCTAATCTTAGCCGTGAGATCAATCAATATATTTCTGATCACATCGGACCAATTGCAAAGTTGGATAAAATTCAGTTTGTTTCAGGCTTGCCTAAAACACGTTCAGGAAAAATTATGCGTAGAATTTTACGTAAAATAGCAGAAGGCGATTTTTCTAATTTTGGAGATACTTCAACTTTGCTTAACCCTGAAATTGTTGAAGAAATTACAAAAGGGAGGATCTAA
- the ilvC gene encoding ketol-acid reductoisomerase, which yields MANYFNTLPLRLQLEQLGVCEFMEQSEFADGISALAGKKVVIVGCGAQGLNQGLNMRDSGLDISYALRADAIAEKRASYKNATENGFKVGTYEELIPTADLVCNLTPDKQHTAVVTAIMPLMKNGATLSYSHGFNIVEEGMQIRKDITVIMCAPKCPGSEVREEYKRGFGVPTLIAVHPENDPNGFGLDQAKAYAVATGGHKAGVLKSSFVAEVKSDLMGEQTILCGLLQTGSILCFDKMVEKGIDKAYASKLIQYGWETITEALKHGGITNMMDRLSNPAKIEAYEIAEELKDIMRPLFQKHQDDIISGEFSRTMMIDWANDDVNLLKWRAATGETNFEKTAPQEAPISEQEYFDNGVLMIAMVKAGVELAFETMTEAGIIEESAYYESLHELPLIANTIARKKLFEMNRVISDTAEYGCYLFDHACKPLLTDFMKTVETNVIGKPFSTSNGVDNATLIAVNKEVRQHPIEEVGAWLRESMTAMKKIG from the coding sequence ATGGCAAATTATTTCAACACATTACCACTTAGATTACAATTAGAACAATTAGGCGTTTGCGAATTTATGGAGCAATCAGAATTTGCAGATGGAATTTCGGCTCTGGCAGGAAAAAAGGTTGTCATTGTAGGCTGTGGAGCACAAGGTCTGAATCAGGGTTTAAACATGAGAGATTCCGGTTTAGACATTTCATACGCATTGCGCGCAGATGCAATTGCAGAGAAAAGAGCATCGTATAAAAATGCTACTGAAAACGGATTTAAAGTAGGTACTTATGAAGAATTAATTCCAACTGCCGACTTAGTTTGTAACTTAACTCCTGATAAACAACATACTGCTGTAGTTACCGCCATAATGCCTTTAATGAAAAACGGAGCAACATTATCTTATTCTCACGGATTTAATATTGTGGAAGAAGGAATGCAAATCCGTAAAGACATCACCGTAATTATGTGCGCGCCAAAATGTCCTGGTTCTGAGGTTCGTGAAGAATACAAAAGAGGATTCGGTGTTCCGACACTTATCGCTGTGCACCCGGAGAATGATCCAAACGGTTTTGGTTTAGATCAGGCTAAAGCATATGCTGTAGCTACCGGAGGACATAAAGCAGGAGTTTTGAAATCATCATTCGTAGCCGAAGTAAAATCAGATTTAATGGGAGAACAAACCATTCTTTGCGGGTTATTACAAACCGGTTCTATTTTATGTTTCGATAAAATGGTGGAGAAAGGAATCGACAAAGCTTATGCTTCAAAATTGATTCAGTATGGATGGGAGACAATTACAGAAGCCTTAAAACATGGAGGTATCACCAATATGATGGATCGTCTTTCCAACCCTGCAAAAATTGAGGCTTACGAAATTGCTGAAGAATTAAAAGACATTATGAGGCCGTTATTCCAAAAACATCAGGATGACATTATCTCAGGAGAATTCTCCAGAACCATGATGATCGATTGGGCAAATGATGATGTAAACTTGCTAAAATGGAGAGCTGCAACAGGAGAAACTAATTTCGAGAAAACAGCTCCACAAGAAGCTCCAATTTCAGAGCAGGAATATTTTGATAACGGAGTACTGATGATTGCAATGGTAAAAGCGGGAGTAGAATTGGCTTTCGAAACCATGACAGAGGCTGGAATTATAGAAGAATCAGCTTATTACGAATCATTACATGAATTACCTTTGATCGCAAACACCATTGCAAGAAAGAAATTATTTGAAATGAACCGTGTGATCTCGGATACTGCAGAATATGGCTGCTATTTGTTCGACCATGCCTGCAAGCCGTTGTTAACAGATTTTATGAAAACAGTGGAAACAAATGTAATAGGTAAACCATTCTCTACTTCAAATGGAGTTGACAATGCTACTTTAATTGCTGTAAACAAAGAAGTTCGTCAACACCCTATTGAAGAAGTAGGAGCATGGTTGAGAGAATCAATGACAGCAATGAAAAAAATTGGATAA
- a CDS encoding multidrug effflux MFS transporter has product MTTKKYITLILILGSLTALGPFSIDMYLPGFSGIAKDLHTSVAKVSMSLSSYFIGISAGQLLYGPLLDRFGRKKPLFVGLMVYILASLGCIYVTNIDSFILLRFVQAIGSCAATVASVAMVRDLFPVKDIPKVFSLLMLVVGLSPMLAPTIGGYVTEDYGWHTVFFILMCMGIAILIASQVGLPNTYKPDTSISLKPKPIITNFISVFKEPQFYTYAFTGAIAFSGLFSYVAASPIIFMDIYHVDAKTYGWIFAFMSLSFIGSSQLNSVLLKKYSSEQMIFGALISQSVISILFLILALNDLLGLYQTIGMLFLFLACLGISNPNTAGLTLAPFAKNTGSASALMGAIQLGIGALASFAVGVFVKDSVAPMVAIMTSTTITAFVFLNISKRSIKQKVELSAEDDIAIGH; this is encoded by the coding sequence ATGACAACAAAAAAATACATTACCCTTATCCTTATTTTAGGTTCTTTAACAGCACTCGGCCCATTTTCAATAGACATGTATCTTCCTGGTTTCTCAGGTATAGCAAAGGATTTGCACACTTCGGTAGCAAAAGTATCCATGAGTTTATCCAGTTATTTTATCGGAATTTCAGCGGGACAATTATTATATGGACCATTATTGGATCGTTTTGGCCGAAAAAAACCTTTGTTTGTAGGTTTGATGGTTTATATTCTGGCTTCTTTGGGATGTATTTATGTAACTAATATTGATTCGTTTATCCTTTTACGATTTGTTCAGGCTATTGGTAGTTGTGCTGCCACAGTGGCTTCTGTAGCGATGGTTCGTGATTTGTTTCCTGTAAAAGACATTCCAAAAGTATTCTCTTTATTGATGCTTGTTGTTGGGCTTTCTCCTATGTTGGCACCAACAATTGGAGGTTATGTTACAGAAGATTATGGCTGGCATACCGTATTTTTTATCCTAATGTGTATGGGAATTGCTATATTAATTGCATCACAAGTTGGTTTACCAAATACTTACAAGCCTGATACTTCAATATCATTAAAGCCAAAACCTATTATTACCAATTTTATCAGCGTTTTTAAAGAGCCACAGTTTTACACTTATGCCTTTACAGGTGCTATCGCTTTTTCGGGCTTATTTTCATACGTTGCGGCCTCACCTATCATTTTTATGGACATTTATCACGTTGATGCCAAGACTTACGGTTGGATTTTTGCTTTTATGTCGTTAAGTTTTATTGGCTCAAGTCAGTTAAACTCAGTGTTATTGAAGAAATATTCTAGTGAACAGATGATTTTTGGAGCATTGATTTCACAGTCTGTTATTAGTATCCTTTTTCTAATTCTAGCTTTAAATGACCTTTTGGGATTGTATCAAACTATCGGAATGTTGTTTTTATTTCTGGCTTGTCTCGGAATTTCGAATCCAAATACTGCAGGACTTACCTTGGCGCCTTTTGCGAAAAATACAGGGAGTGCTTCAGCATTAATGGGGGCTATTCAGTTGGGTATTGGGGCTTTGGCTTCGTTTGCTGTTGGAGTTTTCGTTAAAGATTCTGTAGCTCCAATGGTGGCTATTATGACCAGCACTACTATTACCGCTTTTGTCTTTTTAAATATCAGCAAACGTTCTATCAAGCAAAAAGTTGAATTATCTGCAGAAGACGATATTGCGATTGGTCACTAA
- a CDS encoding DUF4287 domain-containing protein — MSFQAYLTNIKTKTGKGPDDFKKLSDEKGFSVSGELKPEVKATEIVSWLKTDFDLGHGHAMAIYALLKGLRK, encoded by the coding sequence ATGTCATTTCAAGCTTATTTAACCAATATTAAAACAAAGACAGGAAAAGGTCCTGATGATTTTAAAAAACTTTCAGATGAAAAAGGATTTTCAGTCAGTGGAGAATTAAAACCTGAAGTAAAAGCAACCGAAATTGTTAGCTGGCTAAAAACGGATTTTGATTTAGGTCACGGACACGCAATGGCTATTTATGCGCTTCTTAAAGGATTAAGGAAGTAA
- a CDS encoding DUF294 nucleotidyltransferase-like domain-containing protein, translated as MNTIAEHIADFLKEYPPFDNLTFQELSDIATNIRVINLEKHAVLFQNNDLLHDSFYVVASGIVNLTTIADAEETIINKCHEGDIFGLRPFFAKNNYMMTAKAREESIIYAIPIAVFRPFVANNSDVLNFLLESFAVNSRHAKDNVHSNGKLISDTAFYVDQQSEMQYIQSLAYNNSPLTTESNHIIKDVAILMTESLVDNIVICEKNNPIGIVTNADLSSKIATGRYPITETIDKIMSSPVVTVIENVSLAEAQLLMLKHNVTHLCVTKDGTSKSAVKGIISEHDLIVAQASNPGVLIKEVKRSQLPKDLKQIRDRLSDLIQNSIQKNIPISHVSNIASEINLAIIKRAVELSILDLGSPPARFAWLSIGSQGRKEQLLLTDQDSILIFEDVAPDKYREVKDYFLRLAKRTTSILEKVGYELCPNGHMGSNMLWCKSLTDWTKQYNSWMNTPGENSNDLSSIFFDYEIVFGEPKIEEVIENVIFKNAVNNTLFFDFLGNDALKRNSPLSFFKKFIVEEEGPHKTKFDIKTRALMPLIDSARLLILNANIKGIKNTYLRFKQLAITDSKNAEIYLSCAEAFLILSKFRTVEGLKNDDSGQYINLREMSKTDKEKLKNALTPMKDLEELIKSKFQLTQFS; from the coding sequence ATGAATACAATTGCTGAGCATATTGCAGATTTTTTAAAAGAATACCCGCCATTTGATAATTTAACTTTTCAGGAATTATCAGATATTGCAACTAACATTCGTGTGATCAATTTAGAAAAACATGCAGTATTATTTCAAAACAATGACCTGCTTCATGACAGCTTTTATGTTGTTGCTTCAGGTATTGTAAATCTGACCACAATTGCTGATGCCGAGGAAACTATTATAAACAAATGTCATGAAGGAGATATTTTTGGCTTACGTCCGTTTTTTGCCAAAAATAACTATATGATGACGGCTAAAGCTCGTGAAGAAAGTATTATCTATGCTATTCCAATTGCAGTTTTCAGACCATTTGTAGCAAATAATTCAGATGTTTTGAATTTTCTGTTGGAGAGTTTTGCTGTAAATTCTAGACATGCAAAGGACAATGTACATTCTAACGGAAAATTGATTTCTGATACTGCTTTTTATGTAGATCAGCAATCTGAAATGCAATACATTCAGTCTTTGGCTTACAATAATTCGCCGTTAACAACTGAATCCAACCACATTATCAAAGATGTGGCTATTTTGATGACCGAATCATTGGTAGACAATATTGTGATATGCGAAAAAAACAATCCAATTGGTATTGTAACCAATGCCGATTTATCCTCAAAAATTGCTACGGGCCGCTATCCTATCACTGAAACGATTGATAAGATTATGTCTTCGCCGGTAGTTACGGTTATTGAAAATGTTTCTTTGGCCGAAGCACAATTACTAATGTTGAAACACAATGTTACTCATTTGTGTGTTACCAAAGACGGTACAAGTAAATCTGCTGTAAAAGGAATTATTTCCGAGCATGATCTAATTGTCGCACAAGCCAGTAATCCGGGTGTTTTGATTAAGGAAGTAAAACGTTCTCAATTACCAAAAGATCTAAAACAAATCCGTGATCGTTTGTCTGATTTGATTCAGAATTCGATTCAAAAAAATATTCCAATTTCTCATGTCAGCAATATTGCAAGTGAAATTAATCTGGCTATTATTAAACGTGCTGTGGAGTTGTCTATTCTGGATTTAGGCTCCCCTCCTGCTCGTTTTGCATGGTTGAGTATTGGTAGTCAAGGGCGTAAGGAGCAGCTTCTGCTTACAGATCAGGACAGTATTCTGATTTTTGAAGACGTAGCACCGGACAAATACAGAGAGGTAAAAGATTACTTTTTAAGACTGGCTAAAAGAACAACTTCAATCTTAGAAAAAGTGGGTTACGAACTTTGTCCAAACGGACACATGGGAAGCAATATGCTTTGGTGTAAGTCATTGACTGACTGGACAAAACAATACAACAGCTGGATGAATACTCCAGGTGAAAATAGTAATGATTTAAGCAGTATTTTCTTTGATTATGAGATTGTTTTTGGAGAACCAAAAATTGAAGAAGTGATCGAAAATGTGATCTTTAAAAATGCGGTAAACAATACTTTGTTTTTTGATTTCTTAGGGAATGATGCTCTAAAACGCAATTCTCCGTTAAGTTTTTTCAAAAAATTCATAGTGGAAGAAGAAGGACCACACAAAACAAAATTTGATATTAAAACCCGTGCATTAATGCCTTTAATTGATTCAGCTCGTTTGTTAATTCTGAATGCTAATATCAAGGGGATTAAAAATACTTATTTGAGATTTAAACAATTAGCGATTACAGATTCTAAAAATGCGGAGATCTATTTAAGCTGTGCAGAAGCTTTTCTGATTTTATCTAAATTTAGAACTGTTGAAGGTTTGAAAAATGACGATTCCGGACAATATATTAATTTGAGGGAAATGTCGAAAACGGACAAAGAGAAGTTAAAAAATGCCTTAACCCCAATGAAAGACCTTGAGGAATTAATTAAGAGTAAATTTCAACTTACACAATTCTCATAA
- a CDS encoding SRPBCC family protein, which produces MKMIFVKIITVLVAIVSIALVVAMFTKNKYTIRREIIIHKPKAEVFDFIKLNRNQKLYSKWLLLDPATKIEITGTDGTAGSVLTFESKHHKTGKGEWEIKKVENNRIDFELRFLAPYVFTANGHMETETLAGNQTKLIWIYNSGMNWPKNFMLLFFDMDKIIGADVEESLTNIKTIVEK; this is translated from the coding sequence ATGAAAATGATATTCGTAAAAATAATAACGGTATTGGTAGCTATAGTTTCAATAGCTTTAGTAGTAGCGATGTTTACTAAAAATAAATATACTATCAGGAGAGAAATAATCATCCATAAACCCAAAGCGGAAGTTTTTGATTTTATAAAACTGAACCGAAATCAAAAATTATACAGTAAATGGCTATTGCTGGATCCTGCTACAAAAATCGAGATAACAGGTACTGACGGAACTGCGGGTTCTGTCTTGACTTTTGAAAGCAAACACCATAAGACTGGTAAAGGAGAATGGGAAATAAAAAAAGTAGAAAATAACAGAATCGATTTTGAACTTCGTTTTTTAGCACCTTATGTATTTACGGCAAATGGGCATATGGAAACAGAAACTTTAGCCGGAAATCAAACAAAGCTTATCTGGATTTATAATAGCGGAATGAACTGGCCTAAGAATTTTATGCTTCTTTTCTTTGATATGGATAAAATAATTGGAGCTGATGTAGAAGAAAGTCTAACGAACATAAAAACGATTGTCGAGAAATAA
- a CDS encoding NAD(P)/FAD-dependent oxidoreductase — MKIVIIGGGFAGINLAKELVNHPQIQVTLVDKNNYNFFPPLIYQVATAFLEPSSISYPFRKFFAGKKNLEFRLGELLSVVPAENKIILSNGELTYDHLVFATGAETSYFGMENVMKNAIPMKTLNDAIEMRNALLKNLEKAAITKDMRKRRKLLTIVVAGGGPTGVEVSGMFAEMRKSILLKEYPELETSASNVYLVDGGDALLSPMSKASQEDTLEALTKLGVVVKLQTRVVDYVDDTVHFANGETIKTKNLIWAAGVSAKIFEGIPAESYGRGKRMATDEYNKVNGLTNVYAIGDTAITAGDKNFPDGHPQVAQVAIQQGLNLAKNFKAMVQNKPLKAFMYNDKGSMAIIGKNKAVVDLPSPKWHFKGFFAWFIWLFVHLMSLITYRNRLNTFWNWMIAYFAKDQSLRMIIRPDKR; from the coding sequence GCTTGTTAACCATCCTCAGATACAGGTAACTCTTGTAGACAAGAACAATTATAACTTTTTCCCACCACTTATATATCAGGTTGCCACTGCTTTTTTAGAACCCTCAAGTATTAGTTATCCGTTTAGAAAATTCTTTGCTGGTAAAAAGAATCTTGAGTTTCGTTTAGGAGAACTGCTTTCAGTGGTTCCGGCCGAGAATAAAATTATCCTGAGTAATGGAGAATTAACATACGATCATTTAGTTTTTGCAACCGGTGCCGAAACCAGTTATTTTGGAATGGAAAATGTAATGAAAAACGCCATTCCGATGAAAACGCTAAACGACGCGATCGAAATGCGTAATGCACTGCTTAAAAACCTTGAAAAAGCAGCAATTACCAAAGACATGCGTAAACGACGCAAATTATTAACTATAGTTGTAGCAGGAGGAGGCCCGACAGGTGTGGAAGTATCCGGAATGTTTGCCGAAATGCGCAAAAGTATTCTGTTAAAAGAATATCCCGAATTAGAAACATCAGCCAGTAATGTGTATTTGGTCGATGGGGGAGACGCACTCCTCTCGCCTATGAGCAAAGCCTCTCAAGAGGATACCCTTGAGGCACTTACCAAACTTGGTGTTGTGGTAAAACTTCAAACACGTGTTGTTGACTATGTTGATGATACTGTCCATTTTGCAAATGGAGAAACAATTAAAACCAAAAACCTGATTTGGGCAGCCGGAGTTTCTGCTAAAATTTTTGAAGGAATCCCAGCAGAAAGCTATGGCCGTGGAAAACGAATGGCGACAGATGAATACAATAAAGTAAATGGTTTGACTAATGTGTACGCTATTGGTGACACAGCCATCACAGCCGGTGATAAAAATTTCCCAGACGGACATCCGCAAGTAGCGCAGGTGGCTATTCAGCAAGGATTAAATTTAGCCAAAAACTTTAAAGCAATGGTTCAAAATAAACCTTTAAAAGCATTTATGTACAATGACAAAGGTTCTATGGCAATTATTGGAAAAAATAAAGCTGTTGTAGATTTACCAAGTCCAAAATGGCATTTTAAAGGATTCTTTGCCTGGTTTATCTGGTTATTCGTTCATTTGATGTCTTTGATTACCTATAGAAACAGATTGAATACCTTCTGGAACTGGATGATTGCTTATTTTGCAAAAGATCAGTCTTTGAGAATGATTATCAGGCCGGATAAACGATAA
- the ilvN gene encoding acetolactate synthase small subunit has translation MENRTFTISVYSENNVGLLNRISGIFLKRHINILSLNVSESEIESVSRFIIVVETTEKWVQNIVGQIEKQIEVIKAFYHTDEETIYLENALFKIASSLLFDEKQIQNIIKDSQSTIVTVSRDFFVISKSGRRSEIEDLYAKFKPYGIMQFVRSGRISVSKEKMEISTMLEAFQ, from the coding sequence ATGGAAAACAGAACATTTACCATATCGGTATACTCAGAAAATAATGTGGGATTGTTAAACAGGATATCTGGAATATTCTTAAAGCGTCACATTAACATATTAAGTCTAAACGTTTCTGAATCAGAAATAGAAAGTGTTTCCAGATTCATTATTGTGGTGGAAACAACAGAGAAATGGGTTCAAAATATTGTCGGACAAATCGAAAAGCAAATTGAAGTTATAAAAGCATTTTATCACACAGATGAAGAAACCATTTATCTGGAAAACGCTTTATTTAAAATTGCTTCAAGCCTGTTGTTTGATGAAAAACAAATACAGAACATCATCAAGGACAGTCAGTCTACAATTGTCACGGTTTCCCGTGATTTCTTTGTGATTTCTAAATCGGGGAGACGTTCTGAAATCGAAGATTTGTATGCTAAATTCAAACCTTATGGCATTATGCAGTTTGTTCGCTCAGGAAGGATATCTGTTTCAAAAGAAAAAATGGAAATTTCAACAATGTTAGAAGCATTCCAATAG
- a CDS encoding PolC-type DNA polymerase III, with the protein MLDWIKNINKEYPDFWKEYLTKFEVKPNRFVVLSTETSGLNPNKDVILSLGAFSVTDDSIVIKDNFEAVLLQYKFLQDNGLSNEFIIESKMMKMPEPDAIEALINFIGNSVLVGHHINFDIEMLNAALERLDCGRLKNEALDIDMMYRKLMDINDKQFSLDDLSEIFKIPKSDRNSSAEDAYKIGLLFLKLKSRLGIK; encoded by the coding sequence ATGCTAGACTGGATTAAAAATATCAATAAAGAGTATCCTGATTTTTGGAAGGAATACTTAACGAAATTTGAAGTTAAACCAAACAGATTTGTGGTGTTATCTACAGAAACTTCAGGTTTAAATCCGAATAAAGATGTTATTTTGTCTTTAGGCGCATTTTCGGTTACGGATGACAGCATTGTGATTAAAGACAATTTTGAAGCTGTTTTGCTGCAGTACAAATTTTTGCAGGATAATGGACTTTCTAATGAGTTCATCATCGAAAGTAAAATGATGAAGATGCCGGAGCCCGATGCGATAGAAGCTCTGATTAATTTTATAGGAAACTCAGTTCTGGTTGGGCATCATATTAATTTTGATATCGAAATGCTGAATGCAGCATTAGAACGTCTGGATTGTGGAAGATTGAAAAATGAAGCGCTGGACATCGATATGATGTACCGAAAATTGATGGACATTAATGACAAGCAATTTTCTCTGGACGATTTAAGTGAAATATTCAAAATTCCGAAAAGCGATAGAAATTCGTCTGCGGAAGATGCATATAAAATTGGACTATTATTTCTGAAACTGAAATCGAGATTAGGAATTAAATAG